GGGGGAGGTGGTGTGGTTGTCCACACCCCCGGCCGTCTCCACAATGCGGGGAGCGCGCAGCAGCAGGAGGCGGCCGATGGCGAGCGTCAGGACGACCACCACCAGCACCACCGCGGGCGCGGCCGGCGACCCGGCCCGGCCGCGGGCCCGCTGGGGGGACGACCTGGCCGCGGCCCTGCTCGGCACCTGGGTGGTCGGCGGCCTGTTCCTGGACGGCTGGGCGCACGTCAACCAGCCCGGCCTGGAGACCTTCTTCAGTCCCTGGCACGCCGTGTTCTACCTCGGCTTCATGGTGTCCACGGTGGTCCTGGCCCGCCTGGTCGCCCAGCACCAGCGCGGCGGCCGCTTCGACCCCGCCCTGGTCCCGGCCGGCTACGGCCTCGGGCTGGCCGGGGTGGCCCTGTTCGTGGCCGGCGGGCTCGCCGACGGCGCCTGGCACACCGTCTTCGGGGTCGAGACGAGCGTGGCCGCCCTGCTCAGCCCCTCCCACCTGCTGCTGCTGAGCGGCGGGCTGCTGATGGTGACCAGCCCGGTCCGCTCCGCCTGGTCCTCGCCCGGCCTGCCCGCCCGCTCCCCGGCCCTGGCCCTGCTGCCCGCCCTGTGGGCGACCGCCCTGACCACCGCCGTGCTGCTGTTCTTCTTCCAGTACCTGTCGGCGTTCGTCACCCGGGCCCCGTCGACCCCGGCCGCCCAGGGGCCGGAGGGGCTGCTCACCACCATCGTCGGGGTGGCCAGCGTGCTCGTCACCAACCTCATCGTGGTCGCGCCGGTGCTGCTGCTGGCCCGCCGCTGGCGGCTGCCCTTCGGCACCGTCACCCTGCTGGCCACCACCGGGGCGGTCGGGCTCACCTCCCTGCGCGAGTTCGTCCTGGGCGCGCTCATCCCGGCCATGCTGGCCGGCGGCCTGGCCGCCGACCTGCTGCTGGCCCGGCTGCGCCCCGGGCCCGACCGGCCTGGCCCCTTCCGGGCCGCCGGCGCCCTGGTCCCGGTGCTGCTCTGGGGCGCCTGGCTGGCCGTGTACGCCCTCGCCTACGGGATCGCCTGGCCGCCCGAGCTGTGGGCCGGCGTGCTCGGCATGGCCTCGCTCAGCGGCCTCGGCCTGAGCATCCTGGTCCTGCCGCCGGCCGTTCCCGAAGCGGCCTGGAAACCGATTTCAAAGGCATAAGCACGCCGAACTTGGGTAAAGCGCTTCTTTGGACGGCGGGGTGGGAAACGCCGTCCCAAGCTCTGGACCAAGGGAGGCTGCGCACATGGCCGACAGCGGATCCCGATCAGGTCGCCTGTGGACACCCGACCGGCGACAGTTCCTGCGGGCGGTGGGGGTCGCGGGCATGGGGGCGGCGATCGCCGCCTGCTCCAGCGAGCCGGGCGGCGGCGGCCCGGGCGGCGGACAGGAGGCGGCCGGCCAGGCGCCGTCGGTCAGCTTCACCGAGCCGAGGACCAAGCTCTCGGGTGACCTCAAGATCCTGCTCTGGAGCCACTTCGTGCCCAGCCACGACCAGTGGTTCCGCCCCTTCGCCCAGGACTGGGGCAAGAAGGTCGGGGTCAACGTGACCGTCGACCACATCGACAACGCCCAGATCCCGACCCGGATCGCGGCCGAGATCCAGGCCGGCCAGGGTCATGACGTGATCCAGTACATCGCCCCGCTGTCGCAGTTCGAGCCCAGCGTCCTCGACCTCAAGGACATCACCGACGAGGCCACCAAGCGCTGGGGCCAGCAGCTGGAGCTGAGCAAGCAGTCCAGCTTCAACCCGGCCACCGGGCGCTACTACGCCTACTCGCCCGGCTGGGTGCCCGACCCCGGCGACTACCGGACCTCGCTGTGGACGGCTGTGGGCCTGCCCAAGGGCCCCACCACCTGGGACGAGCTTCTCGAGGGTGGCAGCGAGATCAAGAAGAGCAAGGGGACCCAGCTCGGCATCGGCATGTCCCAGGAGATCGACTCCAACATGGCCGGCCGGGCCCTGATGTGGTCCTACGGCGCCTCGGTCCAGGACGAGAACGAGCAGGTGGTGATCAACTCCGAGGAGACCGTGGCCGCCGTCGAGTTCATGACCAAGCTGTTCAAGGGGGCCATGACCGACGAGGTCTTCTCCTGGAACGCCGCCTCCAACAACCAGGGCCTGGTCGCCGGCAAGCTCTCCTACATCCTCAACTCGATCTCGGCCTGGCGGACCGCCCAGGGGGCCAACCCCGACGTGGCCAACGACATCGGCTTCGTCCCGGCGCTGCGCGGGCCCGCCGACGCCCGCGCCGCCCAGCACGTGCTCTACAACTGGATCATCCCCAAGCACGCGGCCAACCCCGACGCGGCCAAGGAGTTCCTGCTCTACTACACCGAGAACTTCGCCTCGGCCACCTGGCACTCCAAGCTGTACGACTTCCCGGCCTGGTCGGAGCGGGTGCCCCAGCTCGACGGCTGGCTGGCCAAGGACCCCTACGGGGCCCAGCCGGCCGACAAGCTGGCCTTCCTCAAGGACGCGACCGACTGGAGCACCAACATCGGCTACCCGGGGCCGTCCAACACCGCCATCGGCGAGGTGTTCGGGACCTTCGTGATCCCGAACATGTTCGCCAGCGCGGCCCGCGGCGATGCCTCGCCCAAGGAGGCCGTGGCCCAGGCCGAGGCCCAGATCAAGCCGATCTTCGAGAAGTGGCGGAAGCGCGGCCTGGTCGGCGGCACGTGATCGGCGGCCGGCCGTGACCAAGGTCGTGGAGGTCCGCGGGCTCGTCAAGCAGTTCGAGGGCGGGCGGGTCCACGCCGTGGACGGCATCGACCTGGCCACCGAGGAAGGCGAGTACCTCGTCCTCCTCGGCCCC
Above is a genomic segment from Actinomycetota bacterium containing:
- a CDS encoding extracellular solute-binding protein produces the protein MADSGSRSGRLWTPDRRQFLRAVGVAGMGAAIAACSSEPGGGGPGGGQEAAGQAPSVSFTEPRTKLSGDLKILLWSHFVPSHDQWFRPFAQDWGKKVGVNVTVDHIDNAQIPTRIAAEIQAGQGHDVIQYIAPLSQFEPSVLDLKDITDEATKRWGQQLELSKQSSFNPATGRYYAYSPGWVPDPGDYRTSLWTAVGLPKGPTTWDELLEGGSEIKKSKGTQLGIGMSQEIDSNMAGRALMWSYGASVQDENEQVVINSEETVAAVEFMTKLFKGAMTDEVFSWNAASNNQGLVAGKLSYILNSISAWRTAQGANPDVANDIGFVPALRGPADARAAQHVLYNWIIPKHAANPDAAKEFLLYYTENFASATWHSKLYDFPAWSERVPQLDGWLAKDPYGAQPADKLAFLKDATDWSTNIGYPGPSNTAIGEVFGTFVIPNMFASAARGDASPKEAVAQAEAQIKPIFEKWRKRGLVGGT